In the genome of Streptomyces sp. NBC_00190, one region contains:
- the mshB gene encoding N-acetyl-1-D-myo-inositol-2-amino-2-deoxy-alpha-D-glucopyranoside deacetylase, protein MNGLPARRLLLVHAHPDDESINNGVTMAKYAAEGAHITLVTCTLGEEGEVIPPALAHLAADRDDSLGAHRVGELAAAMAELGVGDHRFLGGPGRFRDSGMMGAPQNHRPEAFWSADVDEAAAYLVEVIRQVRPQVLVTYDPDGGYGHPDHIQAHRVAMRAAELAAEGAYRRDLGEPHAVGKIYWNRVPLSVVEEGFARLRAVGDAAPFPGLASPEDVPGVVPDERITAEIGAEERFVAAKAAAMRAHATQIAVDGPFFALSNDLAQPLFAREYYELVQGRPGAPAGEREHDLFAGVDA, encoded by the coding sequence ATGAACGGTCTTCCCGCCCGTCGTCTGCTCCTCGTGCACGCGCACCCGGACGACGAGTCGATCAACAACGGCGTCACCATGGCCAAGTACGCGGCCGAGGGTGCCCACATCACCCTGGTGACCTGCACCCTCGGCGAGGAGGGGGAGGTCATCCCGCCCGCGCTCGCCCACCTGGCGGCCGACCGCGACGACAGCCTCGGTGCCCACCGCGTCGGCGAACTCGCCGCCGCCATGGCCGAGCTGGGCGTCGGCGACCACCGGTTCCTCGGCGGCCCCGGCCGCTTCCGGGACTCCGGAATGATGGGCGCCCCGCAGAACCACCGCCCGGAGGCCTTCTGGTCCGCCGACGTGGACGAGGCCGCCGCCTACCTCGTGGAGGTGATCCGGCAGGTGCGTCCGCAGGTGCTCGTCACCTATGACCCGGACGGCGGTTACGGGCATCCCGACCACATCCAGGCGCACCGGGTCGCCATGCGCGCGGCCGAACTCGCCGCGGAGGGCGCGTACCGGCGTGACCTCGGTGAGCCGCACGCGGTCGGGAAGATCTACTGGAACCGCGTCCCGCTCTCGGTGGTCGAGGAGGGCTTCGCCAGGCTGAGGGCGGTCGGCGACGCGGCGCCCTTCCCGGGGCTGGCCTCGCCGGAGGACGTGCCGGGGGTCGTCCCCGACGAGCGGATCACCGCGGAGATCGGCGCCGAGGAGCGGTTCGTGGCGGCGAAGGCGGCCGCCATGCGCGCCCACGCCACCCAGATCGCCGTGGACGGGCCCTTCTTCGCCCTCTCCAACGACCTCGCGCAGCCGCTGTTCGCCCGGGAGTACTACGAACTCGTGCAGGGCCGTCCGGGCGCACCGGCGGGCGAGCGCGAGCACGACCTCTTCGCGGGGGTGGACGCGTGA
- a CDS encoding DUF6113 family protein: protein MTGTLTPARIAGGLGLLVVGALTGTAGWLVVDLWFPGGLLLALLATFGLFLGGRIALGTGLGVGGAAVGWFLAYVLLGAPRPEGDFLLSSSGIGLYAYLLGGTVLAVMCATMRGPLDRPVSAARPAK from the coding sequence GTGACCGGGACGCTGACCCCGGCGCGGATCGCCGGCGGCCTGGGCCTGCTGGTGGTGGGCGCCCTGACCGGCACGGCCGGCTGGCTGGTGGTGGACCTGTGGTTCCCCGGCGGCCTGCTCCTCGCGCTGCTGGCGACCTTCGGACTGTTCCTCGGCGGGCGGATCGCCCTCGGGACCGGACTCGGGGTGGGCGGGGCCGCGGTCGGCTGGTTCCTCGCGTACGTGCTGCTCGGCGCCCCGCGCCCAGAGGGCGACTTCCTGCTCAGTTCGTCCGGAATCGGCCTGTACGCCTACCTTTTGGGTGGAACGGTGCTCGCTGTGATGTGTGCCACGATGCGCGGTCCGCTGGATCGGCCGGTTTCGGCCGCGCGGC